In Thermodesulfobacteriota bacterium, the DNA window CATGTACCTGAACGTCTACATCTGGTTCGGTGTTGCCTACGGCATGATGCTGCAGTACGGGCGATTCTGCTTCGCTTCCGCCTCCCGGGATCTGTTCGCGGCCGGCGTGCCCCGAATGGCCGTCGGCATCCTCATCGCCCTCATCTTCTTCAGCCTGGTGCAGGCCGTGCTCTCCTCAACCAACATGAGCACCTTCCATCCGGCGCCCATGGGCCTCCAGAGCGTGCTCTCCGGCATCGTCTTCGGGGTGGGCATGGTGCTGGCCGGCGGCTGCGCCTCCGGCTCGCTGTACAAGATCGGCGAGGGCAACGGCACCTCCATTTTGTCGATCATGGGCATCTCCTTCGGCCAGGCCCTGTTCGTGACCGCAGGCGGCACCTCCCTGGTGCCTCAGTCCTGGATCGACTCTTCCATGGCCAAGACCTACCTGCCCCGGGAGAAGGTGCAGTCCTGGTTCGACTACTACATGACCGGCTTCATCTTCGACCAGCCGGCCACCCAGCTCTCCCACACCAAGGCCTTTGCCGGCCTACCCGGGGCCTGGAAGTACTTCATCGGCGACTCCCTGGTGAACGCCATCATCCCGGCCACCCTGCTCATCATCGTCATCTACTTCGGCTACATGCGGCAGTCGTTCATCGCCAAGCGCCAGAAGCACAACCGCAAGAACAAGGACAACCAGCTGCCGGTGACCGGGGTTGGCACCCACGTCGCTGGCATCTGGGCGATGCTCACCGCCTCCACCCGCACCACCATCATGGGCGTCATCATCGGCATCACCGCTGGCCTCCACATCTATGTCATGAAGGGGATCCAGCTCAAGTTCAACGTCA includes these proteins:
- a CDS encoding YeeE/YedE thiosulfate transporter family protein, producing the protein MYLNVYIWFGVAYGMMLQYGRFCFASASRDLFAAGVPRMAVGILIALIFFSLVQAVLSSTNMSTFHPAPMGLQSVLSGIVFGVGMVLAGGCASGSLYKIGEGNGTSILSIMGISFGQALFVTAGGTSLVPQSWIDSSMAKTYLPREKVQSWFDYYMTGFIFDQPATQLSHTKAFAGLPGAWKYFIGDSLVNAIIPATLLIIVIYFGYMRQSFIAKRQKHNRKNKDNQLPVTGVGTHVAGIWAMLTASTRTTIMGVIIGITAGLHIYVMKGIQLKFNVTNFGELLVRMGHTGDVGVFGKVFDPGYWYITTQEAQFAGWILDKIGYNVRDSVFFGVVNGLPELWRNPALWMSIGIIFGAMILSLLQNEFKFKVPKGELIVWGLVGGMLMGAGSRPGLGCNIGAFFIRAAGGDPGGWLYGLGMVTGGFVGVLFFNWWTARKMAAEMADI